In one Elephas maximus indicus isolate mEleMax1 chromosome 9, mEleMax1 primary haplotype, whole genome shotgun sequence genomic region, the following are encoded:
- the PTCH1 gene encoding protein patched homolog 1 isoform X4, with protein sequence MFNPQLMIQTPKEEGANVLTTEALRQHLDSALQASRVHVYMYNRQWKLEHLCYKSGELITETGYMDQIIEYLYPCLIITPLDCFWEGAKLQSGTAYLLGKPPLRWTNFDPLEFLEELKKINYQVDSWEEMLNKAEVGHGYMDRPCLNPADPDCPVTAPNKNATKPLDVALVLNGGCHGLSRKYMHWQEELIVGGTVKNSTGKLVSAHALQTMFQLMTPKQMYEHFKGYEYVSHINWNEDKAAAILEAWQRTYVEVVHQSVSHNSTQKVLSFTTTTLDDILKSFSDVSVIRVASGYLLMLAYACLTMLRWDCSKSQGAVGLAGVLLVALSVAAGLGLCSLIGISFNAATTQVLPFLALGVGVDDVFLLAHAFSETGQNKRIPFEDRTGECLKRTGASVALTSISNVTAFFMAALIPIPALRAFSLQAAVVVVFNFAMVLLIFPAILSMDLYRREDRRLDIFCCFTSPCVSRVIQVEPQAYLETHDNTRYSPPPPYSSHSFAHETHITMQSTVQLRTEYDPHTHVYYTTAEPRSEISVQPVTVTQDTLSCQSPESTSSTRDLLSQFSDSSLHCLEPPCTKWTLSSFAEKHYAPFLLRPKAKVVVIFLFLGLLGVSLYGTTRVRDGLDLTDIVPRETREYDFIAAQFKYFSFYNMYIVTQKADYPNIQHLLYDLHKSFSNVKYVMLEENKQLPKMWLHYFRDWLQGLQDAFDSDWETGKIMPNNYKNGSDDGVLAYKLLVQTGSRDKPIDISQLTKQRLVDADGIINPSAFYIYLTAWVSNDPVAYAASQANIRPHRPEWVHDKADYMPETRLRIPAAEPIEYAQFPFYLNGLRDTSDFVEAIEKVRTICNNYTSLGVASYPNGYPFLFWEQYIGLRHWLLLSISVVLACTFLVCAVFLLNPWTAGIIVMVLALMTVELFGMMGLIGIKLSAVPVVILIASVGIGVEFTVHVALAFLTAIGDKNRRAVLALEHMFAPVLDGAVSTLLGVLMLAGSEFDFIVRYFFAVLAILTILGVLNGLVLLPVLLSFFGPYPEVSPASGLNRLPTPSPEPPPSVVRFAVPPSHTNNGSDSSDSEYSSQTTVSGISEELRHYEAQQGCGSPAHQVIVEATENPVFARSTVVHPDSRHHPPSNPRQQSHLDSGTLPPGRPGQQSRRDAPREGLRPPPYRPRRDAFEIPTEGHSGPSNRDRMGARGARSHKPRNPAFTAMGSSVPGYCQPITTVTASASVTVAVHPQPGPGPGHSRNPRGGLCPGYEDYPETDHGLFEDPHVPFNVRCERRDSKVEVIELQDVECEERPRGTSSN encoded by the exons AGGTAAGCCTCCTTTGCGGTGGACCAACTTTGACCCTTTGGAATTCCTAGAAGagttaaagaaaataaactaCCAAGTGGACAGCTGGGAGGAAATGCTGAATAAGGCTGAAGTTGGTCATGGTTACATGGACCGCCCCTGCCTCAATCCGGCTGATCCAGACTGCCCTGTCACCGCCCCCAACAAAAATGCAACCAAA ccTCTTGATGTGGCTCTTGTTTTGAACGGTGGATGTCATGGCTTATCCAGAAAGTATATGCACTGGCAAGAGGAGTTGATTGTGGGTGGTACAGTCAAGAACAGCACTGGAAAACTGGTCAG CGCCCACGCCTTGCAGACTATGTTTCAGTTAATGACCCCCAAGCAAATGTATGAACACTTCAAGGGCTATGAGTATGTCTCACACATCAACTGGAATGAGGACAAAGCAGCAGCCATCCTGGAAGCCTGGCAGAGGACCTACGTGGAG GTGGTTCATCAAAGCGTCTCTCACAACTCTACTCAGAAGGTGCTTTCCTTTACTACGACGACCCTGGATGACATCCTAAAATCCTTCTCTGATGTCAGCGTCATCCGAGTGGCCAGTGGCTACTTACTGATG CTTGCCTATGCCTGTTTAACCATGCTGCGCTGGGACTGCTCCAAGTCCCAGGGTGCCGTGGGGCTGGCTGGCGTCCTGTTGGTTGCGCTGTCAGTGGCTGCAGGATTGGGCCTGTGCTCATTGATCGGGATTTCCTTTAACGCTGCAACAACTCAG GTTTTGCCATTTCTTGCTCTGGGTGTTGGCGTGGATGATGTTTTCCTCCTGGCTCATGCGTTTAGTGAAACAGGACAGAATAAAAGAATCCCTTTTGAg GACAGGACCGGGGAGTGCCTCAAGCGCACAGGAGCCAGTGTGGCCCTCACGTCCATCAGCAACGTCACGGCTTTCTTTATGGCTGCCTTGATCCCAATTCCGGCTCTGCGGGCATTTTCCCTCCAG gCGGCTGTAGTTGTAGTGTTCAATTTTGCCATGGTTCTGCTTATTTTTCCTGCAATTCTCAGCATGGATCTGTATCGGCGTGAGGACAGGAGACTGGATATTTTTTGCTGTTTCACAAG CCCCTGTGTCAGCAGAGTGATTCAGGTGGAGCCTCAGGCTTACCTAGAGACCCATGATAACACCCGCTACAGCCCCCCGCCACCATACAGCAGCCATAGCTTTGCCCACGAGACACACATCACCATGCAGTCCACAGTCCAGCTGCGCACAGAGTACGACCCCCACACGCACGTGTACTATACCACTGCAGAGCCACGCTCCGAGATCTCCGTGCAGCCTGTCACCGTGACCCAGGACACCCTCAGCTGCCAGAGCCCCGAGAGCACCAGCTCTACAAGGGACCTGCTGTCCCAGTTCTCTGACTCCAGCCTCCACTGCCTCGAGCCTCCCTGTACCAAGTGGACactttcctcttttgctgagaagCACTATGCTCCTTTCCTCTTGAGACCCAAAGCCAAG GTTGTGGTGATCTTCCTTTTCTTAGGCTTGCTAGGGGTCAGCCTTTATGGGACCACCCGAGTGAGAGATGGGCTGGACCTTACAGACATTGTACCCCGAGAAACCAGAGAATATGACTTTATTGCTGCACAGTTCAAATACTTCTCTTTCTACAACATGTATATAGTCACCCAGAAAGCAGACTACCCAAACATCCAGCACTTACTTTATGACTTGCACAAGAGTTTCAGTAATGTGAAGTATGTCATGTTGGAAGAAAATAAACAGCTGCCCAAGATGTGGCTGCACTACTTCAGAGATTGGCTCCAAG GACTTCAGGATGCATTTGACAGTGACTGGGAGACTGGGAAAATCATGCCCAACAATTACAAAAATGGATCAGATGATGGAGTCCTTGCCTACAAACTCCTGGTGCAAACCGGCAGCCGCGATAAACCCATCGACATCAGTCAG TTGACTAAACAGCGTCTGGTGGATGCAGATGGCATCATTAATCCAAGTGCTTTCTACATCTACCTGACTGCATGGGTCAGCAACGACCCCGTCGCTTACGCCGCCTCCCAGGCCAACATCCGGCCCCATCGGCCTGAATGGGTCCACGACAAAGCTGACTACATGCCAGAAACCAGGCTGCGAA TCCCGGCAGCAGAACCCATTGAATACGCTCAGTTCCCTTTCTACCTCAACGGCTTGCGTGACACCTCGGACTTTGTGGAAGCGATTGAAAAAGTACGAACAATCTGCAACAACTACACAAGCCTGGGGGTCGCCAGCTACCCCAACGGCTACCCCTTCCTCTTCTGGGAGCAGTACATCGGGCTTCGCCACTGGCTCCTGCTGTCCATCAGCGTGGTGTTGGCCTGCACATTTCTGGTGTGCGCCGTCTTCCTCCTGAACCCCTGGACTGCCGGGATCATT GTGATGGTCCTGGCTTTGATGACAGTGGAGCTCTTTGGCATGATGGGCCTCATTGGAATCAAGCTGAGTGCTGTGCCCGTGGTCATCTTGATTGCGTCCGTCGGCATAGGAGTGGAATTCACTGTCCATGTTGCTTTG GCCTTTCTCACAGCCATTGGTGATAAGAACCGCAGGGCAGTGCTCGCCCTGGAGCACATGTTTGCACCCGTTCTGGATGGTGCTGTGTCCACTCTCCTTGGGGTCCTGATGCTTGCAGGGTCTGAATTTGATTTCATTGTCAG GTATTTCTTTGCGGTTCTGGCCATCTTAACAATCCTGGGTGTTCTGAATGGATTGGTTTTGCTCCCAGTCCTTTTGTCCTTCTTTGGGCCATATCCTGAG GTGTCTCCAGCCAGCGGACTGAACCGGCTACCTACTCCGTCCCCTGAGCCGCCCCCCAGCGTTGTCAGGTTTGCTGTTCCCCCCAGTCACACGAACAACGGGTCCGATTCCTCCGACTCGGAGTACAGTTCTCAGACGACGGTGTCCGGCATCAGCGAGGAGCTGCGGCACTATGAGGCCCAGCAGGGCTGCGGCAGCCCTGCCCACCAGGTGATTGTGGAAGCCACAGAAAACCCCGTCTTCGCCCGCTCCACT GTGGTCCATCCCGATTCCAGACACCACCCACCCTCCAACCCTCGCCAGCAGTCCCACCTGGACTCGGGGACCTTGCCACCAGGACGGCCAGGCCAGCAGTCCCGCAGGGACGCCCCCAGAGAAGGGCTGCGGCCGCCCCCCTACAGACCGCGCAGGGACGCTTTTGAAATTCCTACTGAAGGGCATTCTGGTCCTAGCAATAGGGACCGCATGGGCGCCCGAGGAGCCCGTTCTCACAAGCCTCGGAACCCAGCATTCACTGCCATGGGCAGCTCCGTGCCCGGATACTGCCAACCCATCACCACTGTGACTGCTTCTGCCTCCGTGACAGTTGCTGTGCACCCCCAACCTGGACCAGGGCCTGGGCACAGCCGGAACCCCCGGGGGGGGCTCTGCCCGGGCTATGAGGACTACCCCGAAACTGACCACGGGCTGTTTGAGGACCCCCATGTGCCTTTTAATGTCCGGTGTGAGAGAAGGGATTCGAAAGTGGAAGTCATAGAGCTGCAAGATGTGGAATGTGAGGAGAGGCCCCGGGGAACCAGCTCCAACTGA